A DNA window from Agrobacterium vaccinii contains the following coding sequences:
- a CDS encoding bifunctional sugar phosphate isomerase/epimerase/4-hydroxyphenylpyruvate dioxygenase family protein — protein sequence MRTSIATVSISGEFPEKLAAIAKAGFSGVEIFENDFLTYDASPREVRAMVRDHGLEITLFQPFRDFEGMPDHHRQRAFERAERKFDIMGELGTDLMLICSNVSPISLGGIDRAANDFNELGERAAKHGLRVGYEALAWGRHISDHRDAWEVVRRADHNNVGIILDSFHTLSRKIDPNSIRSIPGDKIFIVQLADAPLFDMDLLYWSRHFRNMPGEGDLPVVDFMRAVAATGYSGPLSLEIFNDQFRGGSARLLAEDGHRSLVNLMDKVHRLEPDINIGVTDMPSPVETTGVEFVEFTTGQNEKADLERLLLTLGFAKSARHCNREVDLYTQGDIRIVINTDSTGDSFAGASYSVHGTNAYAFGLKVENAAAALERAAALGAPTFFEPRKSGEASIPAIQGVGNGVIYFLDGSPALSSIWDQEFLPLEPETEGSAGLTRIDHLAQTTRYDEMLTWLLFYTSIFSMRRTPMVDVVEPGGLVRSQAIESLPKPDFRLTMNGADNRKTFAGKFLAEGFGTSIQHIAFSTDDIFATARELQARGFHALPISRNYYDDLEARFGLEPELSDALRGSSILYDRDDNGEYFQIYSQTFGEGFFFEIVERRGQYTGYGAMNAPFRIGAQRRLLRPEGMPRD from the coding sequence ATGCGGACATCCATCGCAACCGTTTCCATCAGCGGAGAATTTCCCGAAAAGCTCGCCGCTATTGCCAAGGCCGGGTTCTCCGGTGTGGAAATTTTCGAGAACGACTTCCTGACCTACGATGCCTCTCCCCGTGAGGTCCGCGCCATGGTGCGCGACCATGGGCTCGAAATCACGCTGTTCCAGCCGTTCCGCGACTTCGAGGGCATGCCGGATCATCACCGGCAGCGTGCTTTCGAGCGCGCTGAACGCAAGTTCGACATCATGGGCGAGCTTGGCACCGATCTTATGTTGATTTGCTCCAACGTGTCTCCGATTTCCCTCGGCGGCATCGATCGCGCCGCCAATGATTTCAACGAGCTGGGCGAGCGGGCCGCAAAACATGGCCTGCGCGTCGGCTATGAGGCGCTGGCATGGGGCCGCCACATCAGCGACCACCGCGATGCCTGGGAAGTCGTGCGCCGCGCCGACCACAACAATGTCGGCATCATTCTCGACAGTTTTCATACGCTGTCGCGCAAGATCGACCCCAACTCCATCCGCTCCATTCCTGGCGACAAGATTTTCATCGTCCAGCTTGCGGACGCACCGCTGTTCGACATGGACCTGCTCTACTGGAGCCGACACTTCCGCAACATGCCCGGCGAAGGCGATCTGCCGGTCGTGGATTTCATGCGCGCCGTGGCAGCAACTGGCTATTCCGGTCCCTTGTCCCTTGAGATTTTCAACGACCAGTTCCGCGGCGGTTCTGCGCGTCTGCTGGCCGAAGATGGCCACCGCTCGCTGGTCAACCTGATGGATAAGGTTCACAGGCTGGAGCCGGACATCAACATCGGCGTGACCGACATGCCAAGCCCGGTCGAAACGACCGGCGTCGAATTCGTAGAGTTTACCACCGGGCAAAACGAAAAAGCCGATCTGGAACGGCTGCTCTTGACGCTCGGCTTTGCCAAATCCGCACGCCACTGCAATCGCGAAGTCGACCTTTACACGCAAGGTGACATCCGCATCGTCATCAACACGGACAGTACAGGTGATAGTTTTGCAGGCGCGTCCTATTCCGTGCATGGGACCAACGCCTACGCCTTTGGCCTCAAGGTGGAAAACGCGGCGGCGGCACTCGAGCGCGCGGCAGCGCTGGGTGCACCGACATTCTTTGAACCCCGCAAGAGCGGAGAGGCATCCATTCCGGCCATTCAGGGCGTGGGTAATGGCGTCATCTATTTCCTTGATGGCTCCCCTGCCCTCTCATCGATCTGGGACCAGGAATTTCTCCCACTCGAACCTGAGACCGAGGGCAGTGCCGGATTGACCCGCATCGACCATCTCGCCCAGACGACTCGCTACGACGAAATGTTGACGTGGCTTTTGTTCTACACGTCGATCTTTTCCATGCGCCGCACACCCATGGTCGATGTCGTGGAGCCGGGCGGACTTGTGCGCAGTCAGGCAATCGAGAGCCTGCCAAAACCGGATTTTCGTCTAACGATGAACGGGGCGGACAATCGCAAGACATTCGCAGGAAAGTTTCTGGCAGAAGGCTTCGGCACCAGCATCCAGCACATCGCCTTTTCCACGGACGACATCTTCGCAACCGCACGCGAACTCCAGGCGCGCGGCTTTCACGCGCTGCCCATCTCCCGCAACTATTATGACGATCTCGAAGCGCGGTTCGGTCTGGAACCGGAATTGTCGGATGCGCTGCGCGGCTCCAGTATTCTCTATGACCGCGATGACAATGGTGAATATTTCCAGATCTACAGCCAGACCTTCGGAGAAGGGTTCTTCTTCGAAATCGTGGAGCGGCGTGGTCAATACACCGGATATGGAGCGATGAATGCCCCGTTCCGCATCGGCGCGCAGCGTCGTTTGCTGCGCCCGGAAGGCAT